The Pedobacter ginsengisoli region AAACAGGTTTACCAATGGCTTTGGGAAAAATCAGCACGTACATTTTCCGAAATGAGCAACCTTTCTAAAGACCTTAGAAACAAGCTCGATGAAAATTATGCCATCAATGTAGTAGAAGTCAACAACTCTCAATTCAGTAACGATCATACCATTAAAAACACATTCAGACTTTACGATGGAAACATTGTAGAAGGGGTTTTAATTCCTATGGATGAACGTATGACAGCCTGTGTAAGCTCTCAGGTTGGCTGCAGCTTAACCTGTAAATTCTGCGCAACCGGTTACATGGACCGCAAACGCAACCTTAATGCCGATGAAATTTATGATCAGGTGGTACTCATAGATCAGCAGGCCAAGCAAAATTACAATGCCCCGTTAACCAATATCGTATATATGGGCATGGGCGAACCGCTCCTGAACTACGCTAACGTATTAAAGTCAATCGAGCGGATCACAGCTCCCGATGGCTTAAATATGTCATACAAACGGATTACCGTTTCTACAGCAGGTATTTCCAAAATGATAAAAAAGCTGGGCGATGATGGTGTTAAATTTAATCTTGCCTTATCGTTACATGCAGCTAATGATAAAAAGCGCAATGAAATTATGCCTATCAATGAGCACAACACATTAAAGGCGCTTGAAGAAGCATTAAAATACTACTACTCTAAAACCAAAAACCCCGTTACCTACGAATATATCGTATTCAATCACTTCAACGATGAAATTCAGGATGCCATGGAACTCGCAAAGTTTTGTAAACATGTTCCATGCAAAGTAAACCTGATTGAATATAACCCAATTCAGTTTGCCGATTTCGTCAATGCCGAAGGTGATAAGATCGATGCATTCTCCAACTACCTGAAAAGCCAGGGTATCAATACTAACATCAGACGCAGTCGCGGTAAAGATATAGACGCGGCCTGCGGGCAGCTTGCCGTAAAACAACAAAGCTAATCCCCCTGTTTGATCCCTAAAACACAAAAAGCAATTAAATTAGCGGGGAACTCCCTAAGCTTGCATTTTCAGGATTTCGCTGGCCGGGTGTGACTACAACTGCCGTTACCATAGAAATCTGCTGGACTGCATAAATTCGGCATAAAAAAATTAAGTATTGCAGCCCCTGCCTTTGCAGAATAAATTTATCTTAAGTTTGTGATATGCGTTTGTCTTATTTAGCTGTTCTTCTGCTCTTTCTGGCATTTACGGCCTGCCGTAAATCCGAGGGAATTACTACAGATGCCAAAGCAAAACTCTCTTTTTCTACAGACACGGTCCTGTTCGATACCGTATTTACCTCATCAGGAACTACCAATAAACAGCTCAAAGTTTACAACACCAACCAAAAGGCGGTTAACATCAGCCAGATCCAGCTCAGTGGGGGCTCAGGCTCGTACTTTAGCCTCATCATAAACGGACAACCTGTTAGTCAGAAATCAAACCTTCAAATTGACGGCAATGATTCCATCAGCATCTATGTAAAGGCTACCATTGACGCAAATAGCCAGACGAAACCCTTTATTGCGCAAGACTCTATTGTATTTAACACAAATGGCAACAAACAAACTGTTGCACTGGTTGCCTACGGACAAAATGCAGTTTTTATAAATAATCAGACAATTACAGCCAATACCACATGGAATAGCTTACTCCCCTATATTGTCTACAAATCTGTAACTGTTGCATCAAATGCAACCCTAACAATACTACCTGGTACCAAAGTACTTTTTCACAGCAATTCAGGGATGCATATTAAAGGAACATTACTGGCAAATGGCACCCCGGCAAGCCCTGTTTTATTTTCGGGCGACCGGACGGAGCGTATTTATGCAGATGAACCAGGACAATGGAATGGGTTACACTTTTACAGTAGCAGTTCAAATTCAAAACTTCACTATGCTGTTGTTAAAAATGCAATAATTGGACTCACTGTCGATTCTCTTTCCAAAACCCAAACTCCCAGACTATCGCTTACCAATAGCATTGTTAAGAACATGACCATCGCTGGTTTTGTAGGCTACAACGCACATCTCAATGCATTTAACAACCTGTTTTACAATGCCGGGCAATACCTTTTGTATGGTGTTTCAGGCGGAAAGTACAATCTTAAACAAAATACATTTGCGGGCTATAATGCCAAATTCTCCCGCAGAACTCCCGCACTATATTTTTCTGACCTAAGTAACGCGCTACCCGCCAGAAACTTACAACTCCTGCTCATGAACAATATCATTTGGGGCAGTTTAACTGAAGAGCTGCTGATTGATAAAAAGACCACTGCGGGCATTGATGCCGAAGTAAGCAACAATGTGATTAAAACGATACTAAAAACCTATGAGGGCAATTCTAATCTCCTAAATACCGACCCCAACTTTATCGAGCCACTCAAAGATAATTTTATGCTCAAAAACAATAGTTCAATTATAAATAAAGGCCGTGATTTAAGTACTGATCCTGCTTTTGGTATTTTCCTAAACAAAGACCTTAATAACCAGCCCAGAATATTTCCGTCAGAACCTGGCTGTTACGAAAATAATTAAAAACCACCTCTCCACAACAATTTCAAAATAACGTCGTTTATGTTGATGAGAGCGTTAATTTAGATGGTAAGGGTCGATATTCTTGATAGAGAATATCGGCCCTTTACTTTTTATTTTCAAATAAGCTTTTTATTTTTTGGCAATTGAGAAATAATTCGTTCCTTTGTTACGAGAGCGTTAATTTAAGGGTCGATAATTCCATGCTAATGGGCTATCGGCCCTTTATCTTTTAACAGAAATCCAATAAAAATTTACTTATTTCGAGAGGTTTATAGAAATAATATGCTTTATTTCTTCAGGCTTAAATGGTTTCAATATATGTCCATTCATCCCACAGGCTTTGAATTTGCCCGTCTCATTCTGCAGTGTAGAAGCTGTAAGTGCAATTATCGGTACAGTTTTAAAATACTCATCCTCTAACTCTCTTATAATACTTGTGGTTTCAAATCCATCAATCCCCGGCATCTGAATATCCATAAAAATAAGGTCAAAGGTTTTCTTCATCACCTTCTCAATGGCTTCTTTACCATTTCCGGCAAATTCAAGTTCAAAGCCCCATTTACTAAGTATCCGGTTTGCAATCAGAATGTTGATTTCATTATCATCAACAACCAGTATCCTTTTGCCAACAAATACTGATGGCATTTCAGCTGACTTTAAAGCCCGGGTATTTTGAGTGGCTTTGCTGAATTTAATATCGAAGGAGAATTCGGTTCCACTCCCCTCCTTGCTTTTCACTTTAATGTCCGACTGGTACAGCTTCAACAGTTTCTTGGTAATCGCTAAACCAAGTCCGGTACCCCCGTATTTTCTTGATATATCCGTTTTAGCCTGGGTAAAGGTTTCAAAAATGTACGATTGCTTATCCTCAGGTATTCCAATGCCGTTATCCCTTACTAAAAAACTAATCAATACAGCGTCATTATTTTCGCTCACCAGCTCAATATTGAGGTCTATTTTCCCTTGATCAGTGAATTTAATTGCATTTCCTAGCAAATTCATCAATATCTGGTACAACCTGGTTTTATCTCCCAGAATATTCACCGGAATTTTATCATCCCATTGCAACACCAGCTGATTTCCCTTTTGGCCCGCATTAATCTGCAATGAATTCACAATATCACCGGCAAGATTTTTTATATCCAACGGTATGGATTCCAGCTCCAGATTGCCGGTTTCTATTTTTGTAAAATCCAGAATATCGTTAATAATATGTAGCAGATTCTCTGCCGAAAACTTAAGCACATTCAAATCTTCTACCTGCGATACTTTAGGATCATTGTCAATCAGCAAATGCGTCATCCCAATTATTGCATTTAATGGAGTTCTGATCTCATGACTCATTACCGAAAGGAACATTTCCTTAGCATCACTCAGCTGCAATGCCTGCTCTTTGGATTCAAGAAGGTCATGCTCTATTTGTTTACGCTGGGTGATATCAGATATCAGGTCAATTTGCCTTTCAAGCTCACCTTTATCATTCATAACAGGAGTGTTAGAAACCGATAGCCAAATCGCCTGTCCATCTTTGGTCTTCGCCTGTACCTCAATTAAGTATGATTCATTTTGCCTCGATTTGGCCCTGGAACTTAAAATCAGCTCCTTATCAGACTCGTCCTTCGACAGAATATCACCAAGCTCAGTACCTTTCAGTTCCTCCAGTGTGTAACCCGTTATTTTTTTTAGCGATTGATTTATCCAGGTAGTTTTACCATCTGCATCAGAAATGTTAACGCCGGTATCTGTTTTACTTGCCACCAACGAAAGAACCTGTAACTCCTCCTCTGCTTTTTTCTTTTCCGTAATGTCAATAATGATTTCAACCTCAATATCAATCTTACCTTTATCATCCAGCACTACGGTATTATAAATAGACAACCAGATTGGCTGTCCATCTTTTCTATAGGAAAGCAGGTCAACAGTAAAAGACCGGTTTTGCTTTATCATGGCCCGTGCTTTTTCCAGCAGTTCCATATCCGTCTTCGGTCCTGCTATCAAATCACCCAAACGCTTTCCTTTTAAATCATTTATGGTATACCCGGTAATCTTTTCAAATGCATCATTTACCCAGGTTACGTGGTTACGGGCATCACTTATAACTACTGCATTATTAATCTTACTTGCTACAAAAGAAAGCTTCACCAGCTCACTTTCTACCCGCTTATTTTCAGTAATGTCTCTTCCGTAGGTATACCAGCGTCCGTCTCTGGCAACCATATTCCAGCTAAGCCAACGTACGGCCCCTTGCTTACTGATTACCCTGAATTCTACATTGAACTCCTTAATCTTTTTCTTCAAGCCCTCCTCAATAACCCCCACCAATCTGCTCACATCTTCCTGATCGCAAAAACCCCAGATGCTTAACCCAATAGATTCCTGAACAGTATACCCCAGAATATTGGTTACTGCATCATTTATAAATAAGATTTTTCCTGAATAATCTAAAATACAATGAATCTCAGGCGAAACCGTAGAAAGATTTAGCAGCTCCTCAAAACGTTTATTTTTAGCCTCAAGTTCTGTAGTTTTCCTTTTTAAGGTAATATGAGTAATGGTCTCATTGGCAAGAGTTACCAAACCATCTCGTTGGTCATTCGTTAACGTTCGGGTTATAACATCAAATATACCAATAACGCCAATATTAAATCCATTTTCATCCAGCAAGGGTGCACCTGCATAAAAACGAACACCGGGTTTACCGGTAACCATAGGGTGGGCTTTAAATCTGCCATCACTTAAAACATCCTGTATTTCAAGTATCCCCTTACTTTTAATGGTTTCATCACTAAAAGATATTTCCCTCGGAACATCGCTGGCATCTATTCCAATCAAGGATTTAAAAAAGAGCCGGGTCTCATCAACCAGGATAATAAATGCCATAGGCACATTACATATTAAAGTTGCAAGTTTGGTAATATTATCGAACTTATCCTCTGATGGTGTATCTAAAATATTATACTGATGCAATGCTTTAACACGCTCCTTTTCATTGGCAAACGAATCCCGGCTCTTCGATAACATTGAATTTATAACTCCCTTTTTATTTATATAGGGGGAACTTGCTCACTAACTCAATTACCTTTTGTTTTACCGTCTTAAGGTTGTCTTCATCCTCAGCATTGGTAATTACCTGGTCAATTAAATCAACAATCACTTCCATTTCTTTTTCTTTAAATCCTCTTGTGGTTATTGCTGCAGTTCCAACACGGATACCCGAGGTAACAAATGGAGACTTATCATCAAAAGGAACCATATTTTTATTTACGGTAATATCAGCTTTTTCAAGTGCATTTTCAGCAAGTTTACCGGTAATATTCTTATTCCTTAAGTCAATCAGCATCAAGTGGTTATCCGTTCCACCCGAAATAATTCCGTAACCTTTGGCCACAAATGCCTTAGCCATAGCCTGAGCATTTGCCTGTACCTGCTTAACATAAGCTAAATACTCATCACTTAAAGCCTCTCCAAAAGCAATTGCTTTTGCAGCAATAATGTGCTCCAACGGACCACCTTGTGTACCAGGGAAAACAGCCATATCCAATACAGACGACATCATTCTGATTTCACCTTTAGGGGTTTTTAATCCAAATGGGTTTTCAAAATCCTTACCCATCATAATCATACCGCCACGTGGGCCACGTAATGTTTTGTGTGTTGTTGTAGTAACAATATGGCAATGAGGAAGCGGATTGGTTAATAATCCACGGGCAATAAGCCCTGCCGGGTGAGAAATATCGGCCATTAACAATGCGCCAATTTTATCAGCCACACTACGTACAAAAGCATAATCCCACTCTCTTGAATAAGCAGAAGCACCAACAATAATTAATTTCGGACGCTCAGCTAAAGCTACTTCTTCAAGTTTAGCATAATCAATTAAACCATCTTCTTTTTTAACCCCGTAAAATAACGGATGATACAATTTTCCTGAAAAATTAACCGGAGAACCATGAGTTAAGTGACCACCATGAGAAAGATCAAAACCTAAAATTTTATCTCCCGGCTGTATTACCGCAAGCATTACTGCTGCATTAGCCTGTGCACCAGAATGTGGTTGTACGTTCACCCATTCAGCACCAAAAAGTTTCTTTGCACGTTCAATAGCAATAGTTTCCACCTCATCAACTACCTGGCATCCGCCATAGTATCTCTTGCCCGGCAGGCCTTCAGCGTATTTATTTGTTAAACAAGAACCTGCAGCTTCCATTACCTGCTTGCTTACAAAATTTTCTGAAGCTATCAGTTCAAGTCCATTTTCCTGACGGTCCAATTCCCTGTCAATCAAATCAAAAATTAAAGTATCTCTAGTCATTTATCGAAGTATATTTTTGTAAAATTAGCAATTTTCCTTCTTACTTTGATAACAAAATACCTTACTTTGTATTTCTATTGATAAAACCCCTGCATGGAAGATATTAACGGTCCATTATTACCCAACATAAATTATCCTACTGATTTAAAGCAGTATAAGGAACAAGACCTTGAACAAATATGCAAGGAACTTCGTCAGTATATTATAGATGTAGTAAGTGTAAATGGCGGTCATTTCGGTGCCAGCCTTGGTGTTGTTGAACTTACAGTTGCCTTACATTATGCATTAAATACACCTTACGATAAATTAGTATGGGATGTTGGCCATCAGGCATATGGACATAAAATCCTTACCGGTCGCAGGTCAGTTTTTCACACCAACAGAATATTAAACGGCATTAGCGGCTTCCCAAAAATCAGCGAAAGTGAGTACGATACTTTTGGTGTTGGCCACTCCTCCACATCCATTTCGGCAGCCTTAGGTATGGCTGTAGCCTCGCACTATAAAGGCGAAACCGATCGTCAGCATGTAGCTGTGATTGGCGACGGTGCCATGACAGCAGGATTGGCTTTCGAAGGGTTAAACCATGCCGGTATTGAAAATTCAAACCTATTGGTGATCCTGAACGACAATTGCATGTCTATTGATCCTAATGTTGGTGCATTAAAAGAGTATTTAACAAACATTACTACCTCAAAATCTTACAACCGCTTCCGCGATGACATTTCAAGTGTACTCATCAAGCTTTCTGAGCTGGGTCCTAACGCGCATAAGTTTGTTAAGAAAATCGAGAAAAGCATAAAAGGCACATTACTCAAACAAAGTAATTTGTTTGAAGCACTGAACTTCAGATATTTTGGCCCGGTAGATGGTCACGATGTAGTTCGTTTAACTCAGGTAATCAAAGACCTTAAAGAAATCCCCGGCCCTAAGCTTTTACATTGTGTTACAGTAAAAGGAAAAGGCTTTGCACTTGCAGAGAAAGATCAGACCAAATGGCATGCACCGGGTCTTTTTGATAAAATTACAGGAGAGATTAAAAAATCTGTTCCCGATAAACCGCAGCCTCCAAAATACCAGGATGTTTTTGGTCATACTTTGGTAGAGCTTGCCGAAGCCAATAAAAAAATTGTAGGTGTAACACCGGCCATGCCATCAGGATCTTCAATGAACATCATGATGAAAGCAATGCCTGCCCGTGCATTTGACGTCGGCATTGCCGAACAGCATGCGGTTACCTTTTCGGCAGGATTGGCCACTCAGGGACTTATCCCATTTTGTAACATCTACTCCAGCTTTATGCAGCGCGCATACGATCAGGTAATTCATGATGTAGCCATACAAAACTTAAACGTAGTATTTTGTCTGGATCGCGCAGGTTTGGCAGGAGCCGATGGAGCCACTCACCATGGCGCATACGATCTTGCATACATGCGTTCAATTCCACAAATGACAGTTACTGCACCAATGAACGAAGAAGAACTGCGTAACTTAATGTATACTGCACAACAGGACAACATGGGGCCGTTCTCTATCCGTTATCCTCGTGGAAACGGTGTTATTGTTGATTGGAAACGACCGCTAAAAGCGTTAGAAATAGGAAAAGGCCGAAAAATCTGTGATGGCGAAGATGTAGCCATACTTACCATTGGTCATGTGGGTAATTTTGCAGTAGATGCATGTAAAGAGCTGAATAGCGAAGGCATCCACCCTGCACATTTCGATCTTCGTTTCGCCAAACCTTTAGATCAGGCCATGCTTCATGATGTATTTAGCAGATATAAACACATCATAACAATTGAAGATGGATGTTTACAAGGCGGTGTAGGAAGTGCAATACTTGAATTCATGGCCGACAATGCCTATAACGCTCAGGTAATCCGCTTGGGTATCCCTGATGATTTTATTGAGCATGGAGAACAGGCCGAGTTATGGTCTCTCTGTGGTTATGATACTGCAGCAATCATCAATACAGTAAAAAAGATTGCCATAAGCAGAACTACAAAAACAATGGCCTCCTAATGCCAAAGGCCTCAAATTTAAGGCACCAACCATTTATAAGGCCAGACCCTCATCTGGAGGATCTGGCAATAAATCACATCTCTTCCTATCATCCGCTTCCCAAAGCCCTCGAAGACAAAGTCAGGGCCTGCCTGTTTGATGCTAAAGTCAAAAAAAATGAATACCTCCTTAAGCAGGGCGAAATCAGTGAATACCTGTATTTCATCATTCAGGGCCTCGTTGTGGGCTACACCATGCTAAAGAATAAAAAGCTTACCACATACATATGTCTCGAAGGCGAATCCGTTTCAGCCATAAAAGGAATGTATGGCGAGGGGCCATCCGGCGAAAGTATTTATGCCGTTGAAGATTCCCATCTTATCGGCCTGCCAATACGCAACCTTTTAGAATGGCTGGAAACCTCATTTGAGATGAATATCATCATCAGAAAGATCGTCGAATCTTTTTATAAATCAGCGCACCAGCGTTCTAATCTCGTAAGAATGGGAACCGCACAGGAGAAATACGAATTCTACCTCTCCACAACAAATCATAACATACAAAGAATTCCCCCCCGATATATTGCCGACCTGCTCGACATAAAACCCGAAACACTCTATAAAATCCTCAAAAAGGTAAAAGAGCCAAATGAAGCAACATTGCAGGCCTATTTTCAAGTCATTGAAAACTACATGGTCGGTCAGCAGGCATTTAAACAGCATGGCTTAACATTGCCAAAAATGTCGGGCGACCTGAATATACCTGCTCATCAGCTATCACACATTTTAAATTTTCACTACAGAAAAAGCTTTAGCGCCTTTGTAAACTCCTATAGAGTCGACTACGTCAGAAATAAACTTCAAAATATTAAAGATTGGCAGCACTTAACCATCGAAGCGGTAGGAAGTGAAGGAGGCTTCTCTTCAAGAAGTGCTTTCTTTGCTGAATTTAAACTAAATACCGGTATGACTCCTGCCGAGTATGCCAGGTCCGGACAAAATTAAGTCCTGCATTATATATCAGGACTCAATTCACTTTTCTTTCTTTGGCACAAAATAACTTATTGGTTACTTTCGTTAATAATAAATAAAGATATTTCAGGGCAAGTAATTTTAGCTGCAATTTAATCAATCCCAACAGAATGGAACCCTCAGAAACTACCTGGTTAAACGCCAGTAAAACTTACAAAAAATGCCCCCACTGTAAACATGGAGATCTCGACTCCAGAGTTAAAAGAGGTGCATTGGTGAAATCACTTTTATTTTGGCTCGACCTTAAGCGATATTCTTGCAGCTCTTGTGGCCGTAAAGTTTACATGGTTGGCAAAAATGAAAAATAACTGCCTTACTTGTGGGTATACACCTGCAATTTAAAAGATTCTTCTACATCATTTGGGGTTACCAACCCTATAGACATAAATGTGTAGTACTTACCCGCCTCTAAAACACTATTACCTAAAGTATTCATAACCAGTCCTGTGGCATCGTTCTTTACATCAAAAGAATAGGTTCCAGGATCAATCTCCGCAAACCCACTGGCCTCCTTATAAGATTTATTGGTCACCAGATTTTGAGCTGCATTACTCAACAAAAAATCAAGCGCAGGCGCATCCGGCGACAGGTTTATAAATCTTATAAAGGCCTTTTCTGTTGATGAAGATGTGGAATTATCTGAAATCAGCAACCCATCCATATCCTCATTTCTATTAATCATAAAAAATGAATAGGCATTATTCCCCTCTACCGTTATCGTTTTACTTAGCAATGAAGTCGGGTCGGTTTCTGCTGTAAACTTCAAAGTATGGCTTCCTGCAGTTACCTGTACATACGGAATAGCACCTCCAAATGGTAAAGCTCCCTCAATAATTTTTGTTCCATCTATATAGGTATTGTAAGTTGCCAGTGTTGGCGAAGCATTAATAATCGCTACCGACGACACGCCGGTGGCATCAGTATCTTCCTTTTTGCAGGGACCAAATAAAACAGCAAGTGTAATGGCCAGCATTACATTTTTAAAAATATTCATATCAGTTTATTAAAAAGTTTATAGATTTTTTCCGTTCACATAGGCCTGCAGTGCAGAACGGTATCCTTCGCCAATCGGAATTTCGGTTCCTGCAACAATCACCTGGGTCTTTTGCACAGCATCAATCTTCTCCAGAGAAATAATATATGATTTATGAATCCGCATAAATCTCCCCGAACTTAGCTTTTCCTCTACCCCTTTCAGTCCCATCCTGGTAATCACTTGTTTACCATCTTCAATATTAATCCGAACATAATCTTTCAGACCCTCTATAAATGTGATGTCCTGCATCTTTACCTTAACCAGCGAGTAATTTGCATTTACAAATACGTGGTCGTTCTCCGGCTGTATTGCTTTAGGCTTCCCATGCCGCACCTGGTAAAGTTCCCTTGCCTTTTCAACAGCTTTAAGAAATCTCGAAAACGGCACAGGCTTTACCAGATAATCCACCACATCCAGGTTAAATCCATCAAGTGCATGCTCCTGATAGGCCGTCACCATAATCACCATTGGCGGCTGTTTTAACGACCGCAACAACTCCAGGCCATTTATACCGGGCATCTGAATATCCAGAAACATCAGGTCAACCTGGTTCTCCTTTATCAGGTCAAACACCTGCATCGGGCTGCGAACAGATGCAATTACATTCAGATAAGGAATTTGCCTTACATTATCTTCCAGCAGCTCCAGCGCCGGGCTTTCGTCATCAATTAATATACAGTTCATCTATAAGTTGATTTGAAGTTTAGCGGTATAGGTATTTTCTGTCTCCTCTATTTTTAATACATGGTTCCGACGGTAAATCAGCGCTAACCTCCGGCGCACATTCACCATCCCGATTCCTGAATCCTTTTTATCTGATGTAGATGGCCAGGACCGCACCGGCGCAATCCCGTTCATCACCTCCATGTACAGTTTATTGCCTTCAACTTTAACAGATACATCTATTATCGGATCAGGAAGCATCCCTATTCCATGTTTAAAAGCATTCTCCACAAAAGGGATCAGCAGCATCGGCTCAATGGTGTACTTGTCAGTTATGCCCGTCAGGTAAAGATTTACCTGAATATCGTCGCCAAATCTTAGCAACTGCAGGTTAATGTAGTTTTTCAAATACTCCACCTCTTCTGCCAGCGTAATCTTGCCTTCATCACTATCGTAAAGCATATAGCGCATCAATTGCGACAAGCTGATCAACGATGGCTCTATCAGTTCAGGCTTCTTTCTCGACATGTAAACCAATGTATTGAGCACATTGAACATAAAATGAGGGCTGATCTGGGAGGATAAAAAT contains the following coding sequences:
- the rlmN gene encoding 23S rRNA (adenine(2503)-C(2))-methyltransferase RlmN — translated: MLTTKKTDIRSLDLAQLQQHFIAMKEPSYRAKQVYQWLWEKSARTFSEMSNLSKDLRNKLDENYAINVVEVNNSQFSNDHTIKNTFRLYDGNIVEGVLIPMDERMTACVSSQVGCSLTCKFCATGYMDRKRNLNADEIYDQVVLIDQQAKQNYNAPLTNIVYMGMGEPLLNYANVLKSIERITAPDGLNMSYKRITVSTAGISKMIKKLGDDGVKFNLALSLHAANDKKRNEIMPINEHNTLKALEEALKYYYSKTKNPVTYEYIVFNHFNDEIQDAMELAKFCKHVPCKVNLIEYNPIQFADFVNAEGDKIDAFSNYLKSQGINTNIRRSRGKDIDAACGQLAVKQQS
- a CDS encoding PAS domain S-box protein, encoding MLSKSRDSFANEKERVKALHQYNILDTPSEDKFDNITKLATLICNVPMAFIILVDETRLFFKSLIGIDASDVPREISFSDETIKSKGILEIQDVLSDGRFKAHPMVTGKPGVRFYAGAPLLDENGFNIGVIGIFDVITRTLTNDQRDGLVTLANETITHITLKRKTTELEAKNKRFEELLNLSTVSPEIHCILDYSGKILFINDAVTNILGYTVQESIGLSIWGFCDQEDVSRLVGVIEEGLKKKIKEFNVEFRVISKQGAVRWLSWNMVARDGRWYTYGRDITENKRVESELVKLSFVASKINNAVVISDARNHVTWVNDAFEKITGYTINDLKGKRLGDLIAGPKTDMELLEKARAMIKQNRSFTVDLLSYRKDGQPIWLSIYNTVVLDDKGKIDIEVEIIIDITEKKKAEEELQVLSLVASKTDTGVNISDADGKTTWINQSLKKITGYTLEELKGTELGDILSKDESDKELILSSRAKSRQNESYLIEVQAKTKDGQAIWLSVSNTPVMNDKGELERQIDLISDITQRKQIEHDLLESKEQALQLSDAKEMFLSVMSHEIRTPLNAIIGMTHLLIDNDPKVSQVEDLNVLKFSAENLLHIINDILDFTKIETGNLELESIPLDIKNLAGDIVNSLQINAGQKGNQLVLQWDDKIPVNILGDKTRLYQILMNLLGNAIKFTDQGKIDLNIELVSENNDAVLISFLVRDNGIGIPEDKQSYIFETFTQAKTDISRKYGGTGLGLAITKKLLKLYQSDIKVKSKEGSGTEFSFDIKFSKATQNTRALKSAEMPSVFVGKRILVVDDNEINILIANRILSKWGFELEFAGNGKEAIEKVMKKTFDLIFMDIQMPGIDGFETTSIIRELEDEYFKTVPIIALTASTLQNETGKFKACGMNGHILKPFKPEEIKHIISINLSK
- the glyA gene encoding serine hydroxymethyltransferase — translated: MTRDTLIFDLIDRELDRQENGLELIASENFVSKQVMEAAGSCLTNKYAEGLPGKRYYGGCQVVDEVETIAIERAKKLFGAEWVNVQPHSGAQANAAVMLAVIQPGDKILGFDLSHGGHLTHGSPVNFSGKLYHPLFYGVKKEDGLIDYAKLEEVALAERPKLIIVGASAYSREWDYAFVRSVADKIGALLMADISHPAGLIARGLLTNPLPHCHIVTTTTHKTLRGPRGGMIMMGKDFENPFGLKTPKGEIRMMSSVLDMAVFPGTQGGPLEHIIAAKAIAFGEALSDEYLAYVKQVQANAQAMAKAFVAKGYGIISGGTDNHLMLIDLRNKNITGKLAENALEKADITVNKNMVPFDDKSPFVTSGIRVGTAAITTRGFKEKEMEVIVDLIDQVITNAEDEDNLKTVKQKVIELVSKFPLYK
- the dxs gene encoding 1-deoxy-D-xylulose-5-phosphate synthase, whose product is MEDINGPLLPNINYPTDLKQYKEQDLEQICKELRQYIIDVVSVNGGHFGASLGVVELTVALHYALNTPYDKLVWDVGHQAYGHKILTGRRSVFHTNRILNGISGFPKISESEYDTFGVGHSSTSISAALGMAVASHYKGETDRQHVAVIGDGAMTAGLAFEGLNHAGIENSNLLVILNDNCMSIDPNVGALKEYLTNITTSKSYNRFRDDISSVLIKLSELGPNAHKFVKKIEKSIKGTLLKQSNLFEALNFRYFGPVDGHDVVRLTQVIKDLKEIPGPKLLHCVTVKGKGFALAEKDQTKWHAPGLFDKITGEIKKSVPDKPQPPKYQDVFGHTLVELAEANKKIVGVTPAMPSGSSMNIMMKAMPARAFDVGIAEQHAVTFSAGLATQGLIPFCNIYSSFMQRAYDQVIHDVAIQNLNVVFCLDRAGLAGADGATHHGAYDLAYMRSIPQMTVTAPMNEEELRNLMYTAQQDNMGPFSIRYPRGNGVIVDWKRPLKALEIGKGRKICDGEDVAILTIGHVGNFAVDACKELNSEGIHPAHFDLRFAKPLDQAMLHDVFSRYKHIITIEDGCLQGGVGSAILEFMADNAYNAQVIRLGIPDDFIEHGEQAELWSLCGYDTAAIINTVKKIAISRTTKTMAS
- a CDS encoding helix-turn-helix domain-containing protein produces the protein MPKASNLRHQPFIRPDPHLEDLAINHISSYHPLPKALEDKVRACLFDAKVKKNEYLLKQGEISEYLYFIIQGLVVGYTMLKNKKLTTYICLEGESVSAIKGMYGEGPSGESIYAVEDSHLIGLPIRNLLEWLETSFEMNIIIRKIVESFYKSAHQRSNLVRMGTAQEKYEFYLSTTNHNIQRIPPRYIADLLDIKPETLYKILKKVKEPNEATLQAYFQVIENYMVGQQAFKQHGLTLPKMSGDLNIPAHQLSHILNFHYRKSFSAFVNSYRVDYVRNKLQNIKDWQHLTIEAVGSEGGFSSRSAFFAEFKLNTGMTPAEYARSGQN
- a CDS encoding DUF4397 domain-containing protein; its protein translation is MNIFKNVMLAITLAVLFGPCKKEDTDATGVSSVAIINASPTLATYNTYIDGTKIIEGALPFGGAIPYVQVTAGSHTLKFTAETDPTSLLSKTITVEGNNAYSFFMINRNEDMDGLLISDNSTSSSTEKAFIRFINLSPDAPALDFLLSNAAQNLVTNKSYKEASGFAEIDPGTYSFDVKNDATGLVMNTLGNSVLEAGKYYTFMSIGLVTPNDVEESFKLQVYTHK
- a CDS encoding LytR/AlgR family response regulator transcription factor: MNCILIDDESPALELLEDNVRQIPYLNVIASVRSPMQVFDLIKENQVDLMFLDIQMPGINGLELLRSLKQPPMVIMVTAYQEHALDGFNLDVVDYLVKPVPFSRFLKAVEKARELYQVRHGKPKAIQPENDHVFVNANYSLVKVKMQDITFIEGLKDYVRINIEDGKQVITRMGLKGVEEKLSSGRFMRIHKSYIISLEKIDAVQKTQVIVAGTEIPIGEGYRSALQAYVNGKNL